In the Cystobacter fuscus DSM 2262 genome, one interval contains:
- a CDS encoding helicase-related protein produces MDRETIVERLERDLVGPPGGEETLSARPSDVYLTGILWPRQTRMGAEEDDRLGVGSGDEDTGGPASEEEEVSLAGLSRPCSAGISFAVAAEPGTPAVKVTLRCATYTSREAESQAKRSAKGRPQLEWVRRQHILELEPIPCESASRELDLANLPSGVHCEAMTPHGIPAGLKLHVRTANWERGRLVTLTALNTAVPDESEGRNGIEHATLFQVVIEVKPCPGTQLVARPSRRAIVDDEDRSAALLYRRAREFAAGHTCSVTWSTERDAAHASSISTTWVPRAIVPAVSARGHEVFSSLSGGESLPLSADWLSTASDVQLRLALMRLVNAYREWIVLREAEIPGLPAELRSTGLHSLATCRTTADRMEEGVRQISGNPKAALAFRLANRAMLMQHGWDPDKRKGGPLMWRPFQLGFFLLSVASLADRSHPHRGIMDLLWFPTGGGKTEAYLALIAFLTFHRRLTAADGPDSGAGVAALMRYTLRLLTTQQFSRAAAMMLACEAMRRRKAPGVPAGIELGSTPFSIGLWVGGEATPNKFDVAREALSGSSNVASPKQLLECPACGASLRWEPKVPERSIHVRCLTPDCLLYDPELPLPVWTVDEDVYRKQPTLLIGTVDKFAQIVRKEEVNQLFAIGRGLAPDLIIQDELHLISGPLGTVVGLYEAAVDSLFTREGRRPKIIGSTATIRRAADQVGALFGRETCQFPPPGLSAADSGFAVEDTEAPGRLYAAVTTAGRSAKFSLQGTAASLLQSAQAAFPSVDAADPYWTLVAYFNSLRELGGALVLMQDDVADTVGMYATRRGEPPRPVKAVEELTSRRSQDEVRDMLGLLATKAGKDGALDAVLASNMLSVGVDVPRLGVMLVNGQPKGTAEYIQATSRVGRRHPGLVVAVLNNAKARDRSHFETFPTWHATLYRDVEATSVTPFSSRARDRALHAVLVALVRHLVPGMLKRPDLDAADPAALQAIVDGLVARARAVDPSEKDVLSELTDRLEQWRARSPQRYWEDRMHRQSLLQSAERVATMRALGRSPGEAWATLNNMRNVEPSAHFRLAERLKDTTAAGGKTGGDNGQQ; encoded by the coding sequence ATGGACAGGGAAACCATTGTAGAGCGCCTCGAGCGCGACCTGGTCGGGCCACCCGGCGGCGAAGAGACGCTCTCGGCCCGACCTTCGGACGTCTATCTGACGGGCATCCTCTGGCCTCGCCAGACTCGGATGGGGGCCGAGGAAGACGACCGCCTGGGGGTCGGCTCGGGCGATGAGGACACCGGCGGGCCCGCCAGCGAGGAGGAAGAGGTCTCGTTGGCGGGACTCAGCCGGCCCTGCTCGGCGGGCATCTCGTTCGCGGTCGCTGCGGAGCCGGGGACGCCCGCCGTGAAGGTGACGCTCCGGTGCGCCACCTACACGTCCAGGGAGGCCGAGTCCCAGGCCAAACGGTCCGCCAAGGGCCGTCCCCAGCTGGAGTGGGTCCGCAGGCAGCACATCCTGGAACTCGAGCCCATCCCCTGCGAGAGCGCCTCGAGGGAATTGGATCTCGCCAACCTGCCATCAGGGGTCCACTGCGAGGCGATGACCCCTCATGGGATACCAGCGGGCCTCAAGCTGCACGTCCGCACGGCGAACTGGGAGCGCGGACGCTTGGTGACCCTGACCGCGCTCAATACCGCCGTACCCGACGAGTCCGAGGGAAGGAATGGCATCGAGCACGCCACCCTGTTCCAGGTCGTCATCGAAGTGAAGCCGTGCCCTGGCACGCAGTTGGTCGCGCGGCCCTCCAGGCGCGCCATCGTGGATGACGAGGATCGGTCCGCGGCGCTGCTCTATCGCAGGGCTCGAGAGTTCGCCGCGGGCCACACCTGCTCCGTTACCTGGAGCACGGAGCGCGACGCCGCTCATGCGTCGTCGATCTCCACGACGTGGGTGCCACGGGCCATCGTCCCGGCCGTCAGTGCCCGCGGCCACGAGGTCTTCTCCTCCCTGTCCGGCGGCGAGTCCCTGCCGCTGTCCGCCGACTGGCTCTCCACGGCGTCCGACGTACAGCTGCGGCTCGCACTCATGCGGCTCGTCAACGCGTACCGGGAGTGGATCGTGCTTCGGGAGGCCGAAATTCCCGGCCTGCCAGCGGAGCTTCGCTCGACGGGCCTGCACAGCTTGGCGACGTGCCGGACCACGGCCGACCGCATGGAAGAAGGCGTCAGGCAGATCTCCGGCAACCCCAAGGCCGCGCTCGCTTTCCGCCTGGCGAACCGGGCGATGCTCATGCAGCACGGATGGGATCCCGACAAGCGCAAGGGCGGCCCGCTGATGTGGCGGCCGTTCCAGCTCGGGTTCTTCCTGCTCTCGGTCGCGTCGCTGGCGGATCGGAGCCATCCTCACCGGGGCATCATGGACCTGCTCTGGTTCCCCACCGGCGGTGGCAAGACCGAGGCCTACCTGGCCCTGATCGCCTTCCTCACCTTCCACCGCAGGCTGACGGCCGCCGATGGTCCGGACTCGGGGGCGGGTGTCGCCGCCCTCATGCGCTACACCCTGCGCCTGCTGACGACGCAGCAGTTCTCCCGCGCCGCCGCCATGATGCTCGCCTGTGAGGCCATGCGCAGGCGGAAGGCGCCCGGTGTCCCGGCCGGGATCGAGCTGGGGAGCACTCCGTTCTCCATCGGCTTGTGGGTGGGCGGCGAGGCGACGCCGAACAAGTTCGACGTGGCGCGGGAAGCGCTCTCGGGCAGCAGCAACGTCGCGTCTCCGAAGCAACTGCTGGAGTGTCCCGCTTGCGGAGCGAGCCTGCGATGGGAGCCGAAAGTCCCCGAGCGCTCCATTCACGTCCGCTGCCTCACACCGGACTGCCTCCTGTACGATCCCGAGCTGCCACTTCCCGTCTGGACCGTGGACGAGGATGTGTACCGCAAGCAGCCGACCCTGCTGATCGGGACGGTGGACAAGTTCGCCCAGATCGTCCGCAAGGAGGAGGTGAATCAGCTCTTCGCCATCGGGCGGGGACTGGCCCCCGATCTCATCATCCAAGACGAGCTGCACCTGATCTCCGGCCCGCTGGGAACCGTGGTGGGCCTGTACGAGGCGGCCGTGGACAGCCTCTTCACTCGAGAAGGCAGGCGGCCGAAGATCATCGGGTCCACGGCGACCATCCGACGCGCGGCGGATCAGGTCGGAGCCCTGTTTGGCAGGGAGACCTGCCAGTTCCCGCCCCCCGGGCTCAGCGCGGCGGACTCCGGATTCGCCGTGGAGGATACCGAAGCCCCCGGCCGTCTGTACGCGGCGGTGACGACGGCGGGGCGCTCGGCGAAGTTCTCCCTCCAGGGGACAGCGGCCTCCCTGCTGCAGTCCGCCCAGGCGGCGTTCCCTTCAGTCGATGCGGCGGACCCCTACTGGACGCTGGTGGCCTACTTCAACTCGCTGCGCGAGCTGGGGGGCGCCCTCGTCCTGATGCAGGACGACGTCGCCGACACGGTCGGCATGTACGCGACGCGCCGGGGTGAGCCGCCCCGGCCGGTGAAGGCCGTCGAGGAGTTGACGTCACGGCGCTCGCAGGACGAGGTCCGGGACATGCTCGGCCTGCTGGCGACAAAAGCGGGCAAGGACGGTGCCCTGGACGCGGTGCTCGCCAGCAACATGCTCAGTGTCGGCGTGGACGTGCCGCGGCTCGGCGTGATGCTGGTCAACGGCCAGCCCAAGGGCACGGCCGAGTACATCCAGGCGACCAGCCGCGTGGGCCGCAGGCATCCCGGCCTCGTGGTGGCGGTGCTCAACAACGCGAAGGCGCGGGACCGGTCGCACTTCGAGACCTTCCCCACTTGGCATGCCACCCTGTACCGGGACGTGGAGGCCACCAGCGTCACCCCCTTCTCCTCCCGGGCCCGCGACCGGGCCCTGCACGCCGTGCTGGTGGCACTCGTCAGACACTTGGTGCCAGGGATGCTCAAGCGACCAGACCTCGATGCGGCCGATCCCGCCGCGCTCCAGGCCATCGTGGACGGCCTAGTGGCGCGCGCCAGGGCCGTGGATCCCTCGGAGAAGGACGTCCTGAGCGAGCTGACCGACCGGCTGGAGCAGTGGCGGGCCCGCTCCCCCCAACGCTACTGGGAGGACCGGATGCACAGACAATCCCTGCTCCAGAGCGCCGAGCGGGTCGCCACGATGAGGGCCCTTGGCCGCTCGCCGGGTGAGGCGTGGGCCACCCTGAACAACATGCGCAACGTCGAGCCGTCCGCGCACTTCCGGCTGGCCGAGCGTCTCAAGGACACGACGGCGGCGGGTGGAAAGACAGGAGGAGACAATGGCCAACAATGA